A genome region from Streptomyces xanthophaeus includes the following:
- a CDS encoding polynucleotide kinase-phosphatase has translation MTSTETPRTRTLPVTDLSLVVLIGATGSGKSTFARKHFKATEVISSDYCRGLVSDDENDQSASRDAFDVLHYIAGKRLAAGRLTVVDATSVQADARRQLVQLARAHDVLPIAIVLDMPEEVCAERNAARPDRAGLPRAVIQRHRRDLRRSLRGLEREGFRKVHVLRSVEEAESAEVVLEKRFNDLTHLTGPFDIVGDIHGCSSELETLLAKLGYEDGVHPEGRTTVFVGDLVDRGPDSPGVLRRVMGMVKSGNALCVPGNHENKLGRYLKGSKVQRTHGLAETIEQLEGEPEEFVQEVREFIRGLVSHYVLDGGKLVVCHAGLPEKYHGRTSGRVRSHALYGETTGETDEFGLPVRYPWAEDYRGKAVVVYGHTPVPDTTWINNTICLDTGAVFGGRMTALRWPERELVDVPAEKVWYEPVKPLVAEAPGGHDGRPLDLADVHGRRVVETRHLGNVNVREENAAAALEVMSRFAVDPRLVPYLPPTMAPTATSREEGYLEHPAEAFAQYRGDGIAQVVCEEKHMGSRATVLVCKDADAARTRFGVDGPTGSVYTRTGRPFFKDPEVTEEVLTRLRSAVTDAGLWEELDTDWLLIDGELLPWSLKSAGLLRNQYAAVGAASGAVFPGAIAALEAATARGVDTGELLERQRGRAADAAAFTDSYRRYCWTTDGLDGVRFAPFQLLAVAGRSLAAVPHDEQLFWLDRLVAADEAAGTGLLRRTGRILVDTADEDSVRAGTDWWLELTAAGGEGMVVKPLQAYAKDGKGRLVQPGVKVRGREYLRIIYGPEYTRPDHLERLRDRFLGHKRSLALREYALGLEALDRLAADEPLWRVHEAVFAVLALESEPVDPRL, from the coding sequence ATGACCAGCACCGAGACCCCCCGTACGCGCACACTTCCCGTCACCGACCTGTCCCTCGTCGTCCTGATCGGGGCCACCGGATCGGGCAAGTCCACCTTCGCCCGCAAGCACTTCAAGGCCACCGAGGTCATCTCCTCCGACTACTGCCGGGGCCTGGTCTCCGACGACGAGAACGACCAGAGCGCCAGCCGCGACGCCTTCGACGTCCTGCACTACATCGCGGGCAAGCGCCTCGCCGCCGGCCGCCTCACCGTCGTCGACGCCACCAGCGTCCAGGCCGACGCCCGCAGGCAGCTGGTCCAGCTCGCCCGCGCGCACGACGTCCTGCCGATCGCCATCGTCCTGGACATGCCCGAGGAGGTCTGCGCCGAACGCAACGCCGCCCGCCCCGACCGGGCTGGCCTGCCCCGTGCGGTCATCCAGCGGCACCGCCGCGACCTGCGGCGCTCGCTGCGCGGTCTGGAGCGCGAGGGCTTCCGCAAGGTCCACGTACTGCGCTCCGTCGAGGAGGCCGAGAGCGCCGAGGTGGTCCTGGAGAAGCGGTTCAACGACCTCACCCACCTCACCGGCCCCTTCGACATCGTCGGCGACATCCACGGCTGTTCCTCCGAGCTGGAGACCCTGCTCGCCAAGCTCGGCTACGAGGACGGGGTCCACCCCGAGGGCCGCACCACCGTCTTCGTCGGCGACCTGGTCGACCGCGGCCCCGACAGCCCCGGCGTCCTGCGCCGCGTCATGGGCATGGTGAAGTCCGGCAACGCCCTGTGCGTGCCCGGGAACCACGAGAACAAGCTCGGCCGTTACCTGAAGGGCTCCAAGGTCCAGCGGACCCACGGCCTCGCCGAGACCATCGAGCAGCTGGAGGGGGAGCCGGAGGAGTTCGTCCAGGAGGTACGGGAGTTCATCCGCGGCCTCGTCAGCCACTACGTCCTCGACGGCGGCAAGCTGGTGGTCTGCCACGCCGGTCTGCCCGAGAAGTACCACGGCCGCACCTCCGGCCGGGTCCGCTCGCACGCCCTCTACGGGGAAACCACCGGCGAGACCGACGAGTTCGGCCTGCCCGTGCGCTACCCGTGGGCCGAGGACTACCGGGGCAAGGCCGTCGTGGTCTACGGCCACACCCCGGTCCCCGACACCACCTGGATCAACAACACCATCTGCCTCGACACCGGCGCCGTGTTCGGCGGCCGGATGACCGCCCTGCGCTGGCCCGAGCGCGAACTGGTCGACGTACCGGCCGAGAAGGTCTGGTACGAACCGGTCAAGCCGCTCGTCGCCGAGGCGCCGGGCGGGCACGACGGCCGCCCGCTCGACCTGGCGGACGTGCACGGCCGCCGGGTCGTGGAGACCCGGCACCTGGGCAACGTGAACGTGCGCGAGGAGAACGCGGCGGCGGCCCTGGAGGTCATGAGCCGCTTCGCGGTCGACCCCCGCCTCGTCCCGTACCTGCCGCCGACCATGGCGCCCACGGCCACCTCCCGCGAGGAGGGCTACCTGGAGCACCCGGCCGAGGCCTTCGCCCAGTACCGGGGGGACGGCATCGCCCAGGTGGTGTGCGAGGAGAAGCACATGGGCTCCCGCGCCACCGTCCTCGTCTGCAAGGACGCCGACGCGGCCCGGACCCGCTTCGGCGTCGACGGCCCGACCGGCTCCGTCTACACCCGCACCGGGCGGCCCTTCTTCAAGGATCCGGAGGTCACCGAGGAGGTCCTCACCCGGCTGCGCTCGGCCGTCACCGACGCCGGCCTCTGGGAGGAGCTCGACACCGACTGGCTGCTGATCGACGGGGAACTCCTGCCCTGGTCCCTGAAGTCCGCCGGCCTGCTGCGCAACCAGTACGCCGCCGTCGGCGCGGCCTCCGGCGCCGTCTTCCCGGGCGCCATCGCCGCCCTGGAGGCGGCCACCGCCCGGGGCGTCGACACCGGCGAGCTGCTGGAGCGCCAGCGCGGCCGGGCCGCCGACGCGGCCGCCTTCACCGATTCCTACCGGCGCTACTGCTGGACCACCGACGGCCTGGACGGCGTACGGTTCGCGCCGTTCCAGCTGCTGGCGGTGGCCGGGCGGTCGCTGGCCGCGGTGCCCCACGACGAGCAGCTGTTCTGGCTGGACCGGCTGGTCGCCGCGGACGAGGCGGCCGGTACCGGACTGCTCCGGCGCACCGGCCGGATCCTGGTGGACACCGCGGACGAGGATTCCGTACGGGCCGGCACCGACTGGTGGCTGGAGCTGACGGCCGCAGGCGGCGAGGGCATGGTCGTCAAGCCGCTCCAGGCGTACGCCAAGGACGGCAAGGGCCGGCTGGTCCAGCCCGGGGTCAAGGTGCGCGGGCGCGAGTACCTGCGGATCATCTACGGCCCGGAGTACACCCGTCCGGATCACCTGGAGCGGCTGCGCGACCGGTTCCTCGGGCACAAGCGCTCGCTCGCCCTGCGCGAGTACGCGCTCGGGCTGGAGGCGCTGGACCGGCTGGCGGCCGACGAGCCGCTGTGGCGGGTCCACGAGGCGGTCTTCGCGGTGCTGGCACTGGAGTCGGAGCCGGTCGACCCGCGCCTGTGA
- a CDS encoding 3' terminal RNA ribose 2'-O-methyltransferase Hen1 has product MFLTISTTGSPERPATDLGYLLHKHPGKTQAFSTSHGTAHVFYPEASVQRCTAALLLEVDPVALVRRGRGKGRGGAPDAALAQYVNDRPYAASSLLAVALSGVFRTALKGQCTARPELPEQARPLRVEIPVLPARGGAALVHRLFGPLGWDLVEAEPVPLDEQFPEWGDSRYVRLVLEGELRLADALRQLYVLLPVLDDAKHYWISADEVDKLLRAGDGWLAAHPENGLITSRYLARHKRLTQDAIERLELVRLAEADGSEVEELDNAVDETRDTEERPVPLAVQRREAILAALRAAGAQRVLDLGCGQGQLLQALLGDPAYSEIVGMDVSVRALQIAARRLRLDRMGERQSARLKLLQGSLAYTDKRLAGYDAAVLSEVIEHLDPERLPALEYAVFGSARPRTVLVTTPNVEYNVRWETLPAGHVRHGDHRFEWNREEFRAWAGEVARRHGYGVRYVPVGDDDPEVGPPTQMAVFTQHDTADTADTAETTDAAGADTDTPKEGEAA; this is encoded by the coding sequence GTGTTCCTGACGATCTCCACCACCGGCTCCCCTGAACGACCCGCCACCGACCTGGGCTACCTGCTGCACAAGCATCCCGGCAAGACGCAGGCGTTCTCCACCTCACACGGCACCGCCCACGTGTTCTACCCCGAGGCTTCGGTCCAGCGGTGCACGGCGGCCCTGCTGCTGGAGGTGGACCCCGTCGCGCTCGTGCGGCGAGGCCGGGGCAAGGGCCGGGGCGGGGCGCCGGACGCCGCGCTCGCGCAGTACGTGAACGACCGGCCGTACGCCGCGTCCTCGCTGCTCGCCGTCGCGCTCAGCGGAGTGTTCCGCACCGCCCTCAAGGGACAGTGCACCGCCCGCCCCGAACTCCCGGAGCAGGCCCGGCCGCTGCGCGTCGAGATCCCGGTGCTGCCCGCCCGCGGCGGGGCCGCGCTCGTGCACCGCCTGTTCGGCCCGCTCGGCTGGGACCTCGTGGAGGCCGAGCCCGTACCCCTCGACGAGCAGTTCCCCGAGTGGGGGGACTCCCGCTACGTACGGCTCGTCCTGGAGGGCGAGCTGCGCCTCGCCGACGCCCTGCGCCAGCTCTACGTGCTGCTGCCGGTCCTCGACGACGCCAAGCACTACTGGATCTCCGCGGACGAGGTCGACAAGCTGCTGCGCGCCGGAGACGGCTGGCTCGCCGCCCACCCCGAGAACGGGCTGATCACCTCCCGCTACCTGGCCCGCCACAAGCGGCTGACCCAGGACGCCATCGAGCGCCTGGAACTGGTCCGCCTCGCCGAGGCCGACGGCAGCGAGGTCGAGGAGCTCGACAACGCGGTGGACGAGACCCGCGACACGGAGGAGCGGCCCGTGCCGCTCGCCGTGCAGCGGCGCGAGGCGATCCTCGCCGCCCTGCGGGCCGCCGGTGCCCAGCGGGTGCTGGACCTCGGCTGCGGCCAGGGACAGTTGCTCCAGGCGCTGCTCGGCGACCCGGCGTACTCCGAGATCGTCGGCATGGACGTGTCCGTGCGGGCCCTGCAGATCGCGGCCCGGCGGCTGCGGCTGGACCGGATGGGCGAGCGGCAGAGCGCGCGCCTGAAGCTCCTGCAGGGCTCGCTCGCGTACACCGACAAGCGGCTGGCCGGCTACGACGCGGCCGTGCTCAGCGAGGTCATCGAGCACCTGGATCCGGAGCGGCTGCCCGCGCTGGAGTACGCGGTCTTCGGCTCGGCCCGCCCCCGCACGGTCCTCGTCACCACCCCCAACGTCGAGTACAACGTGCGCTGGGAGACCCTGCCCGCCGGGCACGTCCGCCACGGCGACCACCGCTTCGAGTGGAACCGCGAGGAGTTCCGCGCCTGGGCCGGCGAGGTCGCGCGGCGCCACGGCTACGGGGTCCGGTACGTGCCCGTCGGCGACGACGACCCCGAGGTCGGGCCGCCGACCCAGATGGCCGTCTTCACCCAGCACGACACCGCCGACACCGCCGACACCGCCGAAACCACCGACGCCGCGGGCGCCGACACCGACACCCCGAAGGAGGGCGAGGCAGCATGA
- the mmuM gene encoding homocysteine S-methyltransferase has translation MPRASGPLAEALARRAVLLDGGLSNQLAAQGCDLSGGLWSGQVLAERPDQVAAAHTAYARAGAEVLITASYQVGYEAFAAHGHDRAETTALLRQSVRLAARAAEAADHEMWVAASVGPYGAMLADGSEYRGRYGLGVRELAAFHRPRIEALLAAGPDVLAVETVPDSDEAEAVLTVLAETGAPAWLSYTVAAGRTRAGQPLGEAFALAAASPEVIAVGVNCCDPADVLPALEAAAGVTTKPLLAYPNDGSVWNAATRTWHTPDDPVPWPTRAWYTTGARLIGGCCRIGPDRIAALGALLPDRRP, from the coding sequence ATGCCACGCGCGTCCGGCCCGCTCGCCGAAGCCCTGGCACGCAGGGCCGTGCTCCTGGACGGCGGGCTCAGCAACCAGCTCGCCGCCCAGGGCTGCGACCTGTCCGGCGGCCTCTGGTCGGGCCAGGTGCTCGCCGAGCGCCCGGACCAGGTGGCAGCCGCCCACACGGCGTACGCCCGGGCCGGCGCCGAGGTGCTGATCACCGCCAGCTACCAGGTCGGCTACGAAGCCTTCGCCGCCCACGGCCACGACCGCGCCGAGACCACCGCCCTGCTGCGGCAGAGCGTGCGCCTGGCCGCCCGGGCGGCCGAGGCCGCCGACCACGAGATGTGGGTGGCCGCCTCCGTGGGCCCGTACGGAGCGATGCTCGCGGACGGCTCCGAGTACCGCGGCCGGTACGGGCTGGGCGTGCGCGAGCTCGCCGCCTTCCACCGCCCCCGCATCGAGGCCCTGCTCGCCGCCGGCCCCGACGTACTGGCCGTGGAGACCGTCCCCGACAGCGACGAGGCCGAGGCGGTGCTCACCGTCCTCGCCGAGACCGGCGCACCCGCCTGGCTCTCGTACACGGTGGCCGCCGGCCGCACGCGGGCCGGACAGCCCCTCGGCGAGGCCTTCGCCCTCGCCGCCGCCTCCCCGGAGGTCATCGCGGTCGGCGTCAACTGCTGTGACCCGGCCGATGTCCTGCCCGCCCTCGAAGCGGCCGCTGGCGTGACCACGAAGCCGCTGCTGGCCTACCCCAACGACGGATCCGTATGGAACGCCGCCACCCGCACCTGGCACACCCCCGACGACCCCGTCCCCTGGCCCACCCGGGCCTGGTACACCACCGGCGCCCGCCTCATCGGCGGCTGCTGCCGCATCGGCCCGGACCGGATCGCCGCCCTCGGGGCGCTGCTGCCGGACCGGCGGCCGTAG
- a CDS encoding LLM class F420-dependent oxidoreductase, whose amino-acid sequence MDLRIFTEPQQGASYDTLLAVAKATEDLGFDAFFRSDHYLRMGSADGLPGPTDAWITLAGLARETKRIRLGTLMTAGTFRLPGVLAIQVAQVDQMSGGRIELGLGAGWFEQEHKAYGIPFPADRMSRLEEQLAIVTGLWATEAGATFDYAGKHYQVENSPALPKPAQTKVPVLIGGHGAKRTPRLAARYADEFNMPFASIADSERQFARVREAAEEAGRKADALRYSNALVVCVGKDDAEVARRAAAIGRDVDELKANGLAGSPAEVVEKIGAYGAAGSSRVYLQLLDLDDLDHLELISAQVLSQLR is encoded by the coding sequence ATGGACCTTCGCATTTTCACCGAGCCCCAGCAGGGTGCGAGCTACGACACCCTCCTGGCCGTCGCCAAGGCCACCGAGGACCTGGGCTTCGACGCGTTCTTCCGCTCCGACCACTACCTGCGCATGGGATCCGCCGACGGACTGCCCGGCCCCACCGACGCCTGGATCACCCTCGCGGGCCTGGCCCGGGAGACCAAGCGGATCCGCCTCGGCACGCTGATGACGGCAGGAACCTTCCGGCTGCCCGGAGTCCTCGCCATCCAGGTGGCCCAGGTCGACCAGATGTCCGGCGGCCGCATCGAACTGGGCCTCGGCGCGGGCTGGTTCGAGCAGGAGCACAAGGCCTACGGGATCCCCTTCCCGGCGGACCGGATGTCACGGCTGGAGGAGCAGCTGGCCATCGTCACCGGCCTGTGGGCCACCGAGGCCGGCGCCACCTTCGACTACGCGGGCAAGCACTACCAGGTGGAGAACTCGCCCGCGCTCCCCAAGCCCGCCCAGACCAAGGTCCCCGTCCTCATCGGCGGCCACGGAGCCAAGCGCACCCCGCGGCTCGCCGCCCGGTACGCCGACGAGTTCAACATGCCCTTTGCGTCGATCGCCGACAGCGAGCGGCAGTTCGCCCGGGTCCGGGAAGCCGCCGAGGAAGCCGGCCGCAAGGCCGACGCCCTCCGCTACTCCAACGCCCTCGTCGTCTGCGTGGGCAAGGACGACGCCGAGGTGGCCCGCCGGGCCGCCGCCATCGGCCGTGACGTCGACGAGCTCAAGGCCAACGGCCTGGCCGGCTCCCCGGCCGAGGTCGTGGAGAAGATCGGCGCCTACGGCGCCGCCGGCTCCTCCCGCGTCTACCTCCAGCTGCTCGACCTCGACGACCTGGACCACCTGGAGCTGATCTCCGCCCAGGTGCTCTCCCAGCTGCGCTGA
- a CDS encoding DUF6099 family protein, with amino-acid sequence MDAVRLIAAGRHALAQSGVAWDIVGEAWQAQALAQGIGSYLAVTGPPELRSEARGLGEAGGRGCGVLDRAALRGEGSAPEYPPRAAQLSEVSDVRQALLGLQALLGEVGIALVGVACGTDDEALYWQCIESIDAADESSDRVRAILRRMAVRERGSASGVA; translated from the coding sequence ATGGATGCGGTACGGCTCATCGCGGCCGGCCGGCACGCGCTGGCACAGAGTGGGGTCGCGTGGGACATCGTGGGCGAGGCCTGGCAGGCCCAGGCACTCGCGCAGGGCATAGGGAGCTATCTGGCGGTCACCGGGCCGCCCGAGCTCAGATCGGAGGCACGGGGACTGGGGGAAGCGGGAGGCAGAGGCTGCGGGGTGCTCGACCGGGCGGCCCTGCGCGGAGAGGGCAGCGCGCCCGAATATCCGCCGCGGGCCGCGCAGTTGAGCGAGGTGTCGGATGTCCGGCAGGCGCTGCTCGGACTCCAGGCGCTGCTGGGTGAAGTGGGGATAGCCCTGGTCGGGGTGGCCTGCGGGACGGACGACGAGGCCCTGTACTGGCAGTGCATAGAGTCGATCGACGCGGCCGACGAGTCGAGCGACCGGGTGCGGGCGATCCTGCGCCGCATGGCGGTCCGTGAGCGGGGGTCGGCCTCGGGCGTGGCCTGA
- a CDS encoding nucleotide pyrophosphohydrolase, with translation MGERSDERLDRLQRRLAQFAAARGWEPYHTPKNLAVALSVEAAELVEIFQWLTPEQSAKVMEKPESAHRVADEVADVLAYLLQFCEVLGVDVLDALAAKIERNELRFPVPGTPTPNRHSSE, from the coding sequence ATGGGCGAGCGGTCCGACGAGCGGCTGGACCGACTGCAGCGCCGGCTCGCGCAGTTCGCGGCGGCGCGCGGCTGGGAGCCGTACCACACGCCCAAGAACCTGGCGGTGGCGCTCAGTGTGGAGGCGGCCGAACTGGTCGAAATCTTCCAGTGGCTGACGCCCGAGCAGTCGGCGAAGGTCATGGAGAAACCGGAATCGGCCCACCGGGTGGCCGATGAGGTGGCTGACGTGCTCGCGTATCTGCTGCAGTTCTGTGAGGTTCTCGGGGTGGATGTGCTGGATGCGCTCGCCGCGAAGATCGAGAGGAACGAACTCCGCTTCCCCGTGCCGGGTACACCGACACCGAATCGTCACTCTTCGGAGTGA